TACTATCTGTCCCTGGctcttttatttcattttattttattttgcaattcatttaatttaataataataacaatagtaaaacaaaaaataataaaactctTTTGCGaggaaaaaaaggaaaaattgggTAGACATCCGACGCTTCCTCGAATGTTCGGGAACGAGATAGACATCTCGCTTTCGGTCCAATATTCATACtccatttaaaattaattttaaccCATCAAATTTCATTCTTTTTCGCGCCCAAGTGCgcttaatttatctttttcccctttcttttctttgaaCGAGTTTCATCGCCTATATACGGGTCCTAcctttttaatcaaacaaactttgTTCGCTAAAGCGCggctaaattattttcataaataaaatcaaccatCACACAAATTTTCCACCAAAGAACTACGTGTAGCTTTGATTTCTCCATCGCACATGGAGATACGTAGGAGCAAGGCACCACTCTTGTCAAGTAcactaataaaaaaacatttttttttccttttgtataaaatcaaacaattttttttaattcacgtttaataataacaaaacaaacataaaactaACACCTAAACCAAACGCTAAACTAATTAATGGTTCCTGTTgcgtacaacggatgtgaggggtgctaataccttccccttgCATAATCGACTCCCGAACTCAAAAATGGTTGTGACGACAATCTTTTTATTCTATCAagtttttattgatatttttcttttccttcgagaataaataaagttcggtggcgaTTTTACTGTCTAAGCGAGCAATTACCGCCCGCGCATTTTTCCACCCGCTTCATTTATATGATTAAGTTCATTACTAGCTGAAAGGATGATGCAGATACACTGCAGTGTTTCATTTATTCTTAATTTTCTCTCTAATCACTAATTAGTAgtggtgctcaaatccaaaaaCCGGcccaaagattttttttatttgtgctaaaaccaaaccgaactgcaagtaaatttattttttattttaaattttctctctaatcactaattactaatttataaCCCTGATGATTAGTCTTTCAttaattcttaattttctttctaATCACTAATTAGTCTTTCATTATTTATATGATTAAGTTCATTACTAGCCGAAAGGATGATTGCAGATACACCGCAGTGTTTCATTTATTCTTAATTTTCTCTCTAATCACTAATTAGTAgtggtgctcaaatccaaaaaccgatcaaaagatttttttatttgtcatctaAAACCAAATAGAACCAcaagtaaatttatttttgaatcaaataagTTTCAAACCGAACTGCGAGCACccctaataattaatttttcattgattCTTAATTTTCTCTCTAATCACTAATTAgtcttttccattttttttagataTGCAGTGTTTTTGATGTAAGATGCAAATTACTAAGCaaattttattgaaagaaaagaCTTCCATGGAAAAGAGACAGACAGTGGAATGGTTAGATCTTCCCACCGAGTTGTGGACAATGATAGCCAAACATCTCATTATAGACAACACTTCATTTGAAGAAGTTTTCCGGTTTCGCAGTATTTGTAAGACATGGCGCTCCGCTCACCCTCTCCCGCAACACACACCATTTGCTCCGCAAGTTCGCATTCCTCTTAGGAGGCGTCGAAAATATTTCCTCCTCCAAACCACCATGTACCGTCTCCAGCCATTATTAAATGATGACGATGCACCTTCAAAAGGGTGGCTTATAATGCTCGGAAAGTCAGAATCCGTGCCACTTCGTCTCTTAAATCCTTTCACCTGCACCCCTGTCTCAGACAACCCTCAAGCATCGGAGGACACTTTGCAAAGGGTGGTAAATTTCATGAACTTTAAGGTTGTGAAGTTGCTTGAAGCCTTCAATTGCAATACCAATAGTTTTCTTAAACAGGTATTGTTCCCTAGTACTTTGCCTGTGGAGGGTCGTATGGTGGGCGCTCTATCTAAGGATGATTATAATAATTTGTGGGTTCGCAAGATTGGAGATAAGAAATGGACCAACATAAAATGGAGTGATTATGAAGGTTTTCATGATATAATCATCCATAAGGGGCAACTTTATGTTATAGATTGTCTAGGAACAATTTTTTGGATGAATCATTTGTCCACGGAGTTGGTACAGTTTACACAACCATTGTGCTCGTCGTATAAAggcaaaaagaagaaaatggtgGAGTTTCGTGGAAGACTCTACGTGGTTGTGATGCTTATGAATACAAACCATAGCTCTTGGAAATTGGAAGCTGATATTAAAGTATACACGGTCAATGAAGAATGGGGTCATTGGGAAGTTGTGAAAAACTTGGGGAATGTTGCATTTGTTTTGGGTAGACACTCTAATTTCTCATTGTCAGCTCAAGATTACCATGGAATTGAAGGGAATTGCATCTACTTTTCCGACTTCCTTGATATATTCAAGGTTTACCGTTTCAGCTTAAAAGATTCCATGTTAACGATTTCTAAACCTTTCTGGCCTTGTTCCAATTTGTTCAAAAAGACCTAATATAGGATttagaaccctaatttttatATGTGAATCATAACTATGTTTGATCATTGAGAAAATTTTATTCGGTTATATTTGCTTTTATGCAATTGATCTGGGTTGTTAACAATTTTCCGGCGATTATGATGGGGCTTGTGCGATTAAAGTATATATGGGGTTTTTTTGCTATTGCTACAATTTTCTATTGTTTGATGTGTGGATATATATGGTGCAATAACAATGAAGTCGGTTTaatacaattatatttttttatatttgttgttttagTCAATCCGGTATCAATTAAGTCATTAATTTCATTAACTTATACCATCAAACATCAAGGTATGTCGTCGTTGATTTTTTGGATACCTATGTTTGAACCCCCAACATATGAGATATCAGATTATTTCAGTATATGTGATGTGTCTGAATCTATTATGACTGAATGGAGCAATATTTTGACGAATTTGTTGCTAATATGTGTCATCAGGACGATCCTTTTTGGACTAGATGCATGGTAGTGATACATGCAAACATTTGAAGTTCTTCGGGATAGTTTGTAGCGGCAGCATAATTGTTACATTGAAATACAAGTTTTCAATGAATTCTGGACAAGCAAAGAGGAACATAGCAAAAAGTTTGACATCATACATATGACTTGCAAAATGGAGAAGAGTCCAGGCTGTCCAGCCTTCCCTCCCTTTAACTCTCACAAATCCACAGTTcatgtcaaaaacaaaaaaaaaacaccattcTCTTTTGTTTTAGCTTCAAAGCAAATGTTtaaattcataattatttttgatattttaaaaatatttatgaatattcaaattttaataatattaaaaatatttatgtttctACAAACATAAGTACATGAAACCTGCAACAAGTATTTGTGCAAATATTTAATGGATTTTTAGATACTACATGAAAAATTGTTTCCACATAAGCACATAAAACTCACAATACCAATTGTTAGTTGTCTCAGTGGTGATTGATATTAAACTTGGTAGGAGGActgcggttcgatcccccgcaactacgattggaagggggctgaaaccacttgatgtcagaactgaccctcgaACCAAATTCAACtggtagtgaaaaaaaaaactcacaataaATGGCAGTAcaaatatttaatgtattttttaatataaaataattaaatattttaaaaatactcatgaatttttataattttataatattatctgtcaaaaaaaatattataatattattttttttacaaataattttttgtatcaaCCGTCTAGTTGCTAATATATGTGTGTATGAAATTCGAACCACAActttatacataaaaaaatttattttttgtaggtagaaatacataaaatatatctacgtgagtttagttcagttggtagggacatcataTGTACATGATTCAGAGTTCGAACTTCGAacattccacttattcatctttatcTTTAAGGTAGAATTTCTAACTACTACTCGagtacttaaaaaaatagaaacacatAAAATCTGCCATTAAGTTCAATGATTTTTCACTCattacttcaaaaaaaaatttgtcgggtagcctagtggctataAATTCCATCAATGCCCAGAGTTCGAACTTCATCCCCTAGATATAAATAGTAAtatcctaccaactgagctaagctcgcGGGGATTAGttcgatatttttatttcaacCGCAAAAAACATTcgattcaataataataaataaaaaaagccAAAATCGAATTATCCAACCGGTTGTTCTAATAATGAAGCTTCACCACCCTCCGCCTCATCCGTGTCCGTCATGGTCTTCATCCATTTCCTCAATACTACCCATAACCTGTTCGACAAAATTCCCAAAACAAAACCATGCAAATTTTTCTTTTCGCATCCATTCCTTAAAGCGCTCTTCGAAGCCTTCTCATAAAGAAGGGCTTCAGAAGGATCCGAAGAAGGATTTATCACGCATTCTCCGAACTGAAGCTGCTATCAGAGGTGTAGAGAATAAAGCCAAGTCGTGGAAGCATAAACAGCTTTGGCCTAAGGCTGTTCTTGAAGCATTAGATGATGCCATCAAAGGGTGTCAGTGGCAGAATGCCCTCatggttggttggttggttcAGTTTAAACTTATgtattttttgtgaaatttttgttttttatgtgaCCCTTTAGTCTATTGaatgtttttcttttgcttGGTTTAGTTGATTTTTGATGGGATGGTTGGGCTTTGTGCTATGTGTATTTATTCATTGATTACATATTTTGACAATTAATTTTGAGTTTAATGGAGATACACCGCCGATGTGTAACGAAAATTTACAATATTGTGTcgcgtgagtttaactcagttgaaaggatatcacattatatatgcaagagtCAAGATTTGAACTCCGGACACTCCATCTATTCACTTAAATGTAAATTCTAGCCACCAAACTACTTGAACGAAAAAAAAATGTCGCGTAATTTTACTTTGTAACCGTAATTTGCTGGAATGAATGTATCATTTTCTCTTTAACTTTTTGATTGAGTGGAATACAATGATTCATGCAGCTATTGAGGTTTTGGGTTGTCTTGAGTGCTTCATTGTTTTCTAGATAAAGTGAAATAGTATTTCTAGTGTGAATTCTATTCTGGAAATTGGAGAGCGACTCGAAAATGAGCTGCGTCATGATGCTTTGGTTTTTTCTATTCTACTTTACGTTTTTCTGATGACCCTGGAAAGTTTAAATTTGGATATATAGTTTGAATGTGTTAGGAAAATCTTGAATGCCGTTGGTTTTTCTAGTCTGCTGAGTTCCCGATACTACTCTCATCTTTGATTCAATCAATCACCTACGGCTACTTGCACGCGTTCATTTAAACATGAGTATATTTTGCAAAACTAGTGACACTTTGGGACATATTACAGTAGTTTGTGATGTTAGACATGACTGGATTTTGTTTTAGGCCAAGAAACATGACTGGAATTGATTAAAGCTATTAACCTTCAGTTTTGCCTGTGTAACATGATCAATTTCCTTTTGCAGATTTTTGAACTTCTTCGAAATCAATATTGGTATGAACCGAGATGCGAAACTTATATGAAGCTGTTGATGATGCTTAGCAAGTGCAAGCAGCCTAAAGAGGCTAGTCAGCTATATGAGACCATGTTGTTTGAAGGGCTTAAACCTAATGTCAAGGTTTTAACTGCTCTTGTAAGTGCTTACGGTCAAAGTGGTCTTTTTCGTCATGCATTTTCTACTGTTGAAGATATGAAATCAGTTGTTGATTGCAAACCAGATGTATATACATATTCTGTTCTTATAAGTTGCTGTGCAAAGTTTCGTCGATTTGATTTAATTGAACGCATTCTTGTGGATATGTCATATTTGGGCATTGGATGTAACAGTGTGACATATAATTCCATAATCGACGGGTATGGCAAGGCTGGCAGGTTTGAGCAGATGGAGAATTCGTTGACAGATATGATTGAAAATGAAAACTGCCAACCAGATGTTTTCACGCTGAATTCTTTGATAGGATCATATGGAAATGGTGGGAAAATTGATAAGATGGAGCAGTGGTATGATGAATTTCAGCTAATGGGCATAAAGCCAGACATAAAGACATTCAACATGATAATAAAGTCGTATGGCAAAGCAGGAATGTACGATAAAATGAAGACTGTGGTGGATTTCATGGAACAGCGGTTTTTCACTCCGACGATTGTAACATATAATACTGTTATTGAGGCTTATGGCAAAGCCGGACAAATTAAGGAGATGGATCAACACTTTAAGAAAATGAAGCATGTAGGAATGAAACCTAATTCTGTAACGTTTTGCTCGCTTGTCGATGCCTATAGCAAAGTTGGGCTTATTGACAAAATTGACTCAATCTTGAGGCATGTAGAAAATTCTGATGTCATTTTGGATACTCCCTTCTTTAATTGCATAATTAGTGCCTATGGTCAGGCTGGCAACTTAAAAAAGATGGGCGAGTTATTCTTGGCAATGAGAGCAAGAAAATGTGAGCCTGATAGCTTCACCTTTGCTTGCATGATCCAGGCTTACAATGCCCAAGGCATGACTGAGGCTGctaaaaatttggaaaacatGATGATTACTGCCAAAGATAACTTAGGTACTTTGCAGTTTTAGCAACCTTTTCTTTGgtgcaatttttatgttttggtcCTATTCTACTTCATAGAAAAATGGCTTGTCTACTAAGCATTCCTTGGCATGTGAGTGGATGCACTATGCACCTCTCTGTGCACAACGAGTCTGTCTATCTTTTCCTTCTGTCAATTTTCTTGCTATCTTTCCCTGCTGCAGAACAGTTTTCTCGTGGTGATGTAGTCCTGGAGAAGACAGAACTTGTAGCTCTCCTTGTAGTTCTCCATGAATGATATTTATATAACTGACACTCCTTACACATGTTTGATTAACAGATACTAAGTTGATTGGATGCTAGCTCGGCCAATTTTAATAGCTGACTACAAAGTTCTATTCGTCTATTTCCACGGTGATTCCAACCTGGAAAGTCTTGTGAACTATAGCAGGTAAACAGATTCTTCTTGACTACATCGATATTTTGGGAAAGTCTTTCTTTACCTTTCAATTTGGTAGCTCTATACTCTTCTCCAGACTCCAGAGGATATAgtttctgattttttatttatagtagTCAGATAAAAAAGAAGATATAAAATTGTTATATTGTAAATGCTTTAGGTGTTATATTGATTATTCATGAATTTGGATGAAATTCTTTCAAATGATGGATTTTCAACAGGAACTATTTTGGAAAATTTAACTGTATTTGAATGTCATATTGCATTAAAAGCATTCTTTGCATTAAAAGTCATAATTTGAGTTTTGTACAGAACACAACTTTTTCTATTTTAAGTAGCATTGAAGTCTTTATGTCGACATTTACTCTAAAATttcttatttatgtttttttttcctcatatTTTAATTGTATACCACACCACACGTAGCCTTTGACAAGTAAATTTTTTAAGACTTTTGTTTCTACaaaaatcttttttcttttttcaattttttttaacacttttatTGCCAATCCTGAAGAAGGTTAACCTTCTTGTTCCTAGGAGTGCATATAAACTGGTTATATTTAAGAAAAGTTAAAAAACTGTTtctagaaaaacaaaattttgaacaAGATGAATGccgaaaaatgaaattttttagtgTACTGCAATAAACTTTAAATTGTTTTGCTTGTGTTAAATGCGTGTCTTTACCATTGTAACACTAGTTATTGAGTTTTATGCATATGGATCTTCATCATCGTCCATCTACATTGTATGCTGAATCTATAAACTTGTATCTGTTTTGACGGGAATATATATGTTATTCTAACTATTGCAAGGTGCGTCAAAAGGGGGAGCTATTGCAAGGTGTGGTATTGTGTTGTGGGGTGATAAGGGGACGTGAATCTGCGGTTTCGTGAAGGGCTTACGGACGTGAAATGCATGTGGAGCTGAGCTTTGGGGAGTGTTTGAAGGCTTGAAATTGGCTAGAGCTTGTGGCTTCGATAAGGTGGAGCTTTATGTTGATTTTTGGGCTGTGACTACTACTTCCTCTTCGAAAGGCGGAATGGCTACTGGTTTGAGTTTGGTTCAAAATGTTAAACGGCTGTTGGATTTAAATTGGGAATTCTAGATTCGTCATGCATATAAAGAAGCTAATGCTTGTGCGGACGCTCTCACTTTGATGTTATATGAGCAACGTTCAACTCAGATTAGTATTTGTTTTTAGATGATTTAGCTGGTCTTTCTACTCGCCGACTTGTTAAGCAGtagtctttttcttttgttgggGTTAGGGCCtcttatccaaaaaaaaaaaaatggtgtcATCGGGATTCCAAACATGCTCTATGTTACTAAACATTGAGTTTATTTATCACAATCTGCAAAGTAGCATCAACCAAACTCAAAGTGTCCTATTGGTTCACGAGTACCTTATGATGAAAGAGATCTGCTCAACCAAGTCAACCAAATTGGTGATACATTCTTGTGGGGAGTAGTCCAATTTTGTATGATGGTGTTGATGTTTTACATTCTAAACAAAGTCTACCCACCTTCCTTATCTTAGCACTGCAATCCTGCCCTGATACTCTTGGGTTGCTGACTTACTGCCCCCAATGACTACTCATAATCCCCCCTTCCCCCAGCCCTAATATTCTTGGGTTGCTGGCTTGTTGCCCCCAAATTACTAATTctaaccccccccccccccccccccccccccccccccaccctATTTTGGAAGTGTGCACCTAAAGTGCACAAATTGTTCAGAAGCACACATCAAGAATTGACTAGTCATATTAGTTTAGTGGCTAATGTTATCAATCATTTTTTACATCAATGGTTTTTTAACACATTGAGAATGATCAGAAAGAATAGCTGGTTGATATCACTTAAAGAGAGATGAAGATGCTCTTAAATCTTATGAGAAATACTTGTTgacatattatttttgttgcttTGCATTGTTCTGTATATCACTTAGCACCTTTCAATAGCTTTGTACAAAGTGGAGTTGGGAGAGAGCCATTTGAAGGTATTTGACAACATATGTTTATCTATATCTTATGAGAAACACTTTAAGAAATACTTGAAGGTATTTCAATAGGGTTGTTTATCAGTGACCTATCTAATAATGACCATGCATTTCTTGTTCACATTTTCTTCAGGAtgcaaatgaaaagaaagaaaaatgacaATCAATTTGTTCCATCGCTTTGTGGCAGTGACAAGTAAAACAAGTTATGGAATTCTAAGTATAACATCTTCCCTAGGAGTATAACatcaaataatgaaaaatttgTTAAGCATCGACAAATGACCTGAAAATCTGTTTATAACTGGAGGCAATTtttcgtgattttttttccacCTTACAAatcgattttataaaattgagtaAAGTCTAACCtaaattctaagatgatattATAGTTTCTTTAAAATCTTTTAGATCACCTGCTATTTAATTTCTACAAACGGGTCAcccattatttaaatattttacgaTATGTCATCAGACTAATCTTTATAAGATAATAAACTAAAATGAATtatgaatgaaagaaaattatttgaaaatgtGTTAAACatagattttttatataaaaaggatCCGGAACAGTTTCATTTATAGATGTTAGTTGCTAGACATATGATTAGGTTTACAATCATATTCCATTGTTGGattttaatgttattgtatCAACATTTAACTGAACGAGACATCATTGATTAATTGATATGATAGATCTCATGTCGTTTGTTTGATACATAAATGTATGATTAGGTACACATGAATGAAGATATAATTGAAACACTAAAAGTATATAATCGATCACGAGAAAACTTTAGAAGAATTGTTAACGAAATATAATTCCCCTCATATTATCTGTAGTTAGTTATTCTTCATTTTTAAATGCTTTGGTATACAAGCCAATCAATTTCC
This portion of the Trifolium pratense cultivar HEN17-A07 linkage group LG3, ARS_RC_1.1, whole genome shotgun sequence genome encodes:
- the LOC123913538 gene encoding pentatricopeptide repeat-containing protein At3g53170; its protein translation is MKLHHPPPHPCPSWSSSISSILPITCSTKFPKQNHANFSFRIHSLKRSSKPSHKEGLQKDPKKDLSRILRTEAAIRGVENKAKSWKHKQLWPKAVLEALDDAIKGCQWQNALMIFELLRNQYWYEPRCETYMKLLMMLSKCKQPKEASQLYETMLFEGLKPNVKVLTALVSAYGQSGLFRHAFSTVEDMKSVVDCKPDVYTYSVLISCCAKFRRFDLIERILVDMSYLGIGCNSVTYNSIIDGYGKAGRFEQMENSLTDMIENENCQPDVFTLNSLIGSYGNGGKIDKMEQWYDEFQLMGIKPDIKTFNMIIKSYGKAGMYDKMKTVVDFMEQRFFTPTIVTYNTVIEAYGKAGQIKEMDQHFKKMKHVGMKPNSVTFCSLVDAYSKVGLIDKIDSILRHVENSDVILDTPFFNCIISAYGQAGNLKKMGELFLAMRARKCEPDSFTFACMIQAYNAQGMTEAAKNLENMMITAKDNLDTKLIGC
- the LOC123915329 gene encoding F-box protein At2g26160-like, which gives rise to MEKRQTVEWLDLPTELWTMIAKHLIIDNTSFEEVFRFRSICKTWRSAHPLPQHTPFAPQVRIPLRRRRKYFLLQTTMYRLQPLLNDDDAPSKGWLIMLGKSESVPLRLLNPFTCTPVSDNPQASEDTLQRVVNFMNFKVVKLLEAFNCNTNSFLKQVLFPSTLPVEGRMVGALSKDDYNNLWVRKIGDKKWTNIKWSDYEGFHDIIIHKGQLYVIDCLGTIFWMNHLSTELVQFTQPLCSSYKGKKKKMVEFRGRLYVVVMLMNTNHSSWKLEADIKVYTVNEEWGHWEVVKNLGNVAFVLGRHSNFSLSAQDYHGIEGNCIYFSDFLDIFKVYRFSLKDSMLTISKPFWPCSNLFKKT